The genomic window tatttattttcgttcaatttgcaactcaagcaaataacctataccgtaccgagctgtactatctgattgtcttatagatttgattattttcaataaaaacctttattactttgaaatatatggtgattccatataagtttgggtgtgtgtagttGCCAATACTTCTGATGAAGTTGATTAGCATCCTAGGTGACTTGTTTTCTATGTCAGAGGGCGCTAGGGTGACTTTTTCTAGGAATTTTAGTCGTTTGCAGAATAGTGCTACGCAATTGCATAGTATGTGTTCTGCCGTTTCTTTTTCGTTGTCACAGAAACGACATTTGAGCTGCTACACggagcggggttcacccttgtatggatacgtacctttagagggcagtgaccatttttatatcttttttgctCATTTCGAGAAGGCAGTTTGTTGCAGTAGGAGACACTTTTATGAGCCTTTTTGCTTGCCTTTGTCCTGGTGTCTTAGACCAGTACAGTTGTAGTTGATTGAGTTCCCAGGTCCGGAGTTCCTCTCTGATGTTGATGTGGCTTTTTGGTAGTCAACAAAAAGGTTCTGGACCTTGGAAAGGGGTATTGGCCCCTTCTTTTGCGAGGCTATCAGCTTCCTTATTTCCTGCGATTCCCTTGTGACCCCTCACCCACATCAAAGTTACTTTGTTGCGTTCTGCCAGCTTCTTAACGGATTGTTTGCAGTCCCAAACCAACTTTGACTCAGAAGTAAATGACTTAAGAGCCTTTAAGGCAGCTTGACTGTCTGATAAAATGAAGACATTTGCCCTCTGAGTGTCTCGGTTGAGACATTCTTAGGAACTAATCTGTACGGCATGTATTTCTGCCATGTTAAcgactaagaagaagaagaagaattacttTCATACAGATCAGGAGGCACTAACTTTTTCTTCACTGGTTAACGAATTTCCTAATCGTGTTCGTCTTAAATACACTAGGATAGATTTAACTCAGCAAAGTAtttttcaggaaataaaacaatatatttctTTAATATCCATATTTATTATTGCCACATTTTGATTGACATCGTAAAATTGTACTATATTTACAGAGAGGCAGGGCAGATATATCTTTAGGTTCAACTATTGGTCATTGGTCATTTTATACTCTAAGTAAAGgtacattaatttattattaaaaatatctataaaATATGCTATCAAAACATTTTGAACGATAGATAAAAACGTGATACGTCAATATACTAttactatataaataaaaatatccccttttaaaaatgtatatcaaAAAAGCTTTTGTTCTAAAGCAAAGTGACTTAGTTACTATTTAACAGATCAAGCTGAGAAAAATCGGTTCAAAACTAGAGTTGCCTTCACTAAATATTCAAGTAAattccaaacaaaaaaaatatatattgtttaCTTTACTCAAAATTGCTACCTTTTTACAAATAAACTAAGGTCTTAGATTATCTACGTATATAGTAACGTGTAAAATATTGTCATTTTTTACTTTAGTCTCTGAGATTCGCTTATAATCATCAATATTTTACTAGATTTTAACTTACATACAAAAATGGGGTATTTATTCTTACTTTAAAGGCAGGTTCACATGAAAAGCGCTTAACGCGCATTTACATCTATGTACACATGTTACCACGCGTTGAACGCTGCGTTTGCAGTCAACTGTTGGCAGAGCGCGTCAAAGTGGGCTTTGATATCATTGGTTTTATGTTGTGTTATCATTCAGTTGACATTTCGTCTTTCGTCGTTCTGCTCTTCTTCTgacataaccctggatgggtctttacctgtctagctatgtccttccattcggaTCACTCACAAATCGTACAATATCATAACCTTCGTCGTTTCTGCTATCCGTATAAAGTCactgttaaaattatttttacgcCCATCTTTGACAATGATGGACCATGTGAACGCTATACAAAAATTTAGCATGCGTTAAGCGTTTGTCATGTGAACCTGCTCTAACACTTAAGGGACGGACTAGGTTAACAATGAGCCAAAGGGTTTGTGAGTCGACATCCTACATTTTACAATATGTTATCCGTCTTAGATCATTCTATAAAATACTATTCCCGCTATCGTCATCAACAGTAGAAGAGACTGAGGTTTCTTGGAAGCAGCGGGATTACAACCATCTCCGGTGCATGTATAAAGGCATGTCCTGTATGTTAAAGTATCCCCTGGTTGTTTCACATAGTTGCAATAGTTGCCAAGATCCAAGGACGAACAAAATCGTTTAGTGCCGATACCTCCTAAAACAAAACAAGCGCATATTGTTAGTATTATACCAAACTCATGATTAAGCAAGCTAAAAATGTTAAAAACAATTACCTATTAGTGAAAGCAATCAATTTAAGTGAACTACACATGCATGAAATCGTctactaaaacaatttttttgttgtCAAACTATTGAGACCATTGTCACTCCTCTTCACATCTACGATTTCCAGTTCTTGTGTCTTTCTTGTATCCTTATGTTTGTAGAATAAAACTATCGGCCAGGTATTGTAAGGGTCCGAACTGTGTCTAATGTTATGCAAGATCTTATACGAgggtcgttttttttttcaacctcTGTTTGTCCATAAAAAATTCCCGTGAAGCGTTTCGCCATTGCGGTGCGCAGTGGGCGACAGCGCATCTCCCCCGCTACACTCTACATTAATCCCGACTTCCAGGCATCAGTCTGCACTGTGCTACACACGAAACAACATGGTCGCGACAATTAGTTCTCCCGCCAAGTGTGAATTACGCGCTATCAttcgctttcatttgacacatcaaGGATGTGTCAAGTGTGTGTGTCAAATGAAACTTGTGGAAATTCCATTGCCAACGATGTTAAAGTGAAGCGACGGTTGTTTCTCACCGCTTCATCAACACGTTGAACAAGCTCATCTGTAACGACATAATTGCGACCTTGACCCCCTTCGTCATGCACATCATTTCGTCcttctttgaattttcggcaCCATTCACGCACAACTCCATCACTCATAAACCCTTCTCCGTACACTTGACACATCCTTCGATGAATTGCAGCTGCACTATTGCCTTCTGCCTGCAAAAAGCGAATGACAGCGCGTAATTCACACTTGGCGGGAGAACTAATTGTCGCGGCCATGTTGTTTCGTGTGTAGCACAGTACAGACTGGACTGATGCCTGGAAGTCGGGATTAATGTAGAGTGTAGCGGGGGAGATGCGCTGTCGCCCACTGCGCACCGCAATGGCGAAACGCTTCACGGGAATTTTTTATGGACAAACGGAGGTTGAAAAAAAAACGATCCTAGTATAATGGAATACTCAATGAAATCAATTATGGTAGACCATGTCCGCCTTAGCTTTCATAGAGAGGAGTTCTTCTGTAGTTCAAGGAAGATTGATGGGGGGAGGGGTTCTTAACACAGACCGATAATGAAATATTAACCTGTTATGACACTGTGGTGCAGAAAACAATGTGCCAACCCTCCCATATTATGAAATGAGTATAGCCTGTCTACCTAAAGAAATGGATTACTTGGTATGCTAATATTGATGTACTGGTTATATATGACTGTAGTCAGACCTATGATTACGTTACGCGCACTAATATGGTGATCTAAATACCAACAAAAGAGCACCAAAAAGAAGCTGAATAAGCTTCAATGACAAGCATGCTTAATCTAATTTTGTTCGTAAGTGCACAAAACCACCCAAAACAAAAACACACTTCAGATTCAAAAATTAACGTCCATACCCTCTAAACTTGTAGATTTTATGCAATATTGAGCCTCAAAAACGTTTTCACAGCTTTGGGGTTCTAATCCACCCATGTGGATCAACCCATCTGCGCAGTCTATTGACTTTGAGGAAGAACACTGGTAACATTTTATAGCAGAACCTTTCAGAGAATATTCCAAGAAAGCAGCAATAAAACAAAGAGTTATtcaaagttagtaaaataaataagttagtaTCAACAAATAAAAATGAAGTAATAGTAAATGTTTTTGATTGGAAATAAATAgcatattatacagtgagcacgtaaaggttggaataaattcattttcgcgagaatggacgattttggaaaaaaatcccgaaacaggtcaacttttatttttaaattacgactttttggtatatatatcatactagtgacgtcacccatctaggcgtgatgacggcatcgatgatttttttaaataggaataggggtcgtgtgatagctcatttaaaaggcaatttatttctttattcagtagtataaacatttacataattatttatacagggtgcccaaaaaaaattatttagaattaaatttattgacataaaaagaagaatgaatgtaatttatttagttcaaaatacattttactgctcttagaaaacagaaacaaatatttatttgaaaaataatcattgcttttcgcttaaattaaatgttcaaactgtcaagaggaaggttgGTGGCggtttaatattgaatttatgcaaaaagcaatattttttgttaaataaacattatttcctgttttcggatagccgtaaaatgtattttgagttaaataaattacacacattcttctttttatgtcaataaatttaattcaaaaaaattttttttggacaccctgtataaataattatgttaatgtttatattactgaatagagaattgaattacctttcaaatgagctatcacaggacccctattcccatttaaaaaaattatagatgacgtcatcacatccagatgggtgatgtcactagtatgatacatatgccaaaaagtcacaatttgaaaataaaaattgacctatttcgggatttttttccaaagtcatccattctcgagaaaatgaatttattccaacctttacgtgctcagtGTATGTATAATATCATATTACTGTAGATTTATTGATTGTAGAAGCCTCCACATTCtatagtgatgagcgcgctaatacccggcaaaatatcgcaaaaaatggaaaaaatctgaggagtatgtcaactaaaactgtcactgtcacagtatTAGTGCCAAACTCATCAGATAAGTACATCTAAAAATGGGAAACactcaatataatgtaaatatatACGTTTCTATTGCTAAATATTTTATCTCTACTAGTGTactttcatctctttttatctcacaacttaatatgttatCCATCTTTTCCAtcattttgccagttattagcgaGCTCATTGGTGTATATTTGAATTATGGACTCTTTGATCACTTGTCATTGAAAAATATTTGTATGAAGAACAAAATTATAAAtgatacaaatattttattaatttcataaaTCCTAAATAATCAACAGATTTATTGTGTCTCACTTACATTCACACTCTAGTATTACTTCATTAGCAATTAC from Diabrotica virgifera virgifera chromosome 5, PGI_DIABVI_V3a includes these protein-coding regions:
- the LOC114326909 gene encoding uncharacterized protein LOC114326909 isoform X2, whose amino-acid sequence is MFYTNFTLCFIIFSAFVQLSLSLDCYQCSGSDPNKPFQCNEWLSGDIDITPEPCDNVFGAKYCIKHVGRFEGSAIKCYQCSSSKSIDCADGLIHMGGLEPQSCENVFEAQYCIKSTSLEGGIGTKRFCSSLDLGNYCNYVKQPGDTLTYRTCLYTCTGDGCNPAASKKPQSLLLLMTIAGIVFYRMI